In the Caballeronia sp. LZ062 genome, one interval contains:
- the murI gene encoding glutamate racemase has protein sequence MSAVVASFGQSGARAPVGIFDSGLGGLSVLRAVRAVLPHERLIYVADSLHAPYGERDDAFITGRTIAIGEWLVAQGAKALVVACNTATAQSIAHVRERLAIPLVGVEPGVKPAAAVSKTGVVGVLATQATLRSARFQSLLDRYAGNCRFICQPGHGLVQAVERCDTSSPELMALLEGYLKPMLDAGADTLVLGCTHYPFLDRAIREIAGERLRIVDTSVAVARQLERLLDASGLRNTDASVEPTPRFYSTADGESQRQLAASLLRIEANVHHVDIPTAHSRTAENPSA, from the coding sequence ATGTCGGCTGTTGTCGCATCTTTCGGGCAGTCGGGCGCGCGCGCGCCCGTCGGAATTTTCGATTCCGGTCTGGGCGGGCTCTCCGTGCTGCGCGCGGTCCGCGCCGTGCTGCCGCACGAGCGGCTGATCTACGTGGCGGACTCGCTGCACGCGCCCTATGGCGAGCGCGATGACGCGTTCATCACCGGGCGCACCATAGCCATCGGCGAATGGCTCGTCGCGCAGGGAGCGAAGGCGCTCGTCGTCGCGTGCAACACGGCGACGGCGCAGTCCATTGCTCACGTGCGCGAGCGGCTGGCTATCCCGCTTGTCGGCGTCGAGCCCGGCGTGAAGCCGGCGGCGGCGGTGTCGAAGACCGGCGTGGTCGGCGTGCTGGCCACGCAGGCGACGCTGCGCAGCGCGCGCTTTCAGTCCCTGCTCGACCGTTACGCCGGTAATTGCCGCTTTATCTGCCAGCCGGGGCACGGCCTGGTTCAGGCGGTGGAACGGTGCGACACCTCGTCGCCCGAACTCATGGCGCTGCTCGAAGGCTATCTGAAGCCGATGCTCGACGCCGGCGCGGACACGCTCGTGCTCGGCTGCACGCACTACCCTTTTCTCGACCGCGCGATCCGCGAGATCGCGGGCGAACGCCTGCGTATCGTCGACACGAGCGTCGCCGTGGCGCGGCAGCTCGAGCGTCTGCTCGACGCAAGCGGTTTGCGCAACACGGACGCATCGGTGGAACCCACGCCGCGCTTTTACTCGACCGCTGACGGCGAATCGCAGCGCCAGCTCGCGGCGTCGCTGCTGCGAATCGAAGCCAACGTACACCACGTCGATATTCCGACGGCGCATTCGCGCACTGCCGAGAACCCCAGCGCATAA
- a CDS encoding DUF4212 domain-containing protein, which yields MVTPADPPASTLASPPRVSAAAARAHRAYWRFNVALIAVLLAVGFVVSFGVPLFAERLQHVRIAGFPLPFFFGAQGAILVYVTLIAVYIVLMQIADARLVRAVGDAQASDDGQR from the coding sequence ATGGTCACGCCTGCCGATCCACCTGCTTCCACGCTTGCCTCGCCGCCGCGCGTCTCGGCGGCAGCGGCGCGTGCGCATCGCGCGTACTGGCGCTTCAATGTCGCGCTGATCGCGGTGCTGCTAGCGGTCGGGTTCGTGGTCTCGTTCGGCGTGCCGCTCTTCGCGGAGCGCCTGCAGCACGTGCGCATCGCCGGCTTTCCGCTGCCTTTCTTCTTCGGCGCGCAGGGCGCGATTCTCGTCTATGTGACGCTGATCGCCGTCTATATCGTGTTGATGCAGATCGCCGATGCGCGGCTCGTGCGCGCCGTCGGAGACGCCCAAGCGAGTGACGACGGCCAACGATGA
- a CDS encoding fumarate hydratase, producing MTVIKQEDLIQSIADSLQYISYYHPLDYIQALGRAYELEESPAAKDAIAQILTNSRMCAEGKRPICQDTGIVTVFVKVGMDVRWDGATMSVTDMINEGVRRGYLNPDNVLRASIVSPPEGARKNTKDNTPAVIHYEIVPGDKVDVQVAAKGGGSENKSKFAMLNPSDSIVDWVLKTVPTMGAGWCPPGMLGIGIGGTAEKAMVMAKESLMDPIDIQDIIARGPQDWIEELRVELHEKVNALGIGAQGLGGLSTVLDVKIMAAPTHAASKPIAIIPNCAATRHAHFTLDGSGAAKLDAPPLDAWPKVTWQPNTETSKRVDLNTLTPEEVASWKPGQTLLLSGKMLTGRDAAHKRIADMLAKGEKLPVDFTNRVIYYVGPVDPVRDEAVGPAGPTTATRMDKFTETMLAQTGLISMIGKAERGPVAIEAIKKHKAAYLMAVGGAAYLVSKAIREAKVLAFEDLGMEAIYEFDVKDMPVTVAVDPNGTSVHKTGPAEWQAKIGKIPVATA from the coding sequence ATGACCGTCATCAAGCAAGAAGACCTGATTCAGAGCATCGCCGATTCTCTGCAGTACATCAGCTACTACCATCCGCTCGACTATATTCAGGCGCTCGGCCGCGCCTACGAGCTGGAGGAAAGCCCCGCTGCGAAAGACGCCATCGCGCAGATCCTGACCAACAGCCGCATGTGCGCCGAAGGCAAGCGGCCGATCTGTCAGGACACGGGAATCGTGACGGTGTTCGTGAAGGTGGGCATGGATGTGCGTTGGGACGGCGCGACGATGTCCGTCACCGACATGATCAACGAAGGCGTGCGCCGCGGCTATCTGAATCCGGACAACGTGCTGCGCGCCTCGATCGTGAGCCCGCCCGAAGGCGCGCGCAAGAACACGAAGGACAACACGCCGGCCGTGATCCATTACGAGATCGTGCCCGGCGACAAGGTCGACGTGCAGGTCGCGGCAAAGGGCGGCGGCTCGGAGAACAAGTCGAAGTTCGCGATGCTCAATCCGTCGGATTCGATCGTCGACTGGGTGCTGAAGACCGTGCCGACGATGGGCGCCGGGTGGTGCCCGCCGGGTATGCTCGGCATCGGCATCGGCGGCACGGCCGAAAAGGCGATGGTGATGGCGAAGGAATCGCTGATGGACCCCATCGACATTCAGGACATCATCGCGCGCGGGCCGCAGGACTGGATCGAGGAATTGCGCGTCGAACTGCATGAGAAGGTCAACGCGCTCGGCATCGGCGCGCAGGGTCTCGGCGGCTTGTCGACCGTGCTCGACGTCAAGATCATGGCCGCGCCGACGCACGCGGCTTCGAAGCCCATTGCGATCATCCCGAACTGCGCGGCGACCCGCCACGCGCACTTCACGCTCGACGGCTCGGGCGCCGCCAAGCTCGACGCGCCGCCGCTCGACGCATGGCCGAAGGTCACGTGGCAGCCGAACACGGAGACGAGCAAGCGCGTCGATCTGAACACGCTGACGCCGGAAGAAGTCGCCTCGTGGAAGCCGGGCCAGACGCTCTTGCTCTCGGGCAAGATGCTGACGGGGCGCGACGCCGCGCACAAGCGCATCGCCGACATGCTCGCCAAGGGCGAAAAGCTGCCGGTCGATTTCACGAATCGCGTGATTTACTACGTCGGCCCGGTCGATCCGGTGCGCGACGAAGCCGTCGGCCCGGCAGGCCCGACCACGGCCACACGCATGGACAAGTTCACCGAGACGATGCTCGCGCAAACCGGCCTCATCTCGATGATCGGCAAGGCCGAGCGCGGCCCCGTCGCCATCGAGGCGATCAAGAAGCACAAGGCCGCGTATCTGATGGCAGTCGGCGGCGCGGCGTATCTCGTCTCGAAGGCGATCCGCGAGGCGAAGGTGCTCGCGTTCGAAGACCTCGGCATGGAAGCCATCTACGAGTTCGACGTGAAGGACATGCCCGTCACGGTGGCCGTCGATCCGAACGGCACCTCGGTTCACAAGACCGGCCCCGCCGAATGGCAGGCGAAGATCGGCAAGATTCCGGTCGCGACGGCGTAA
- the bfr gene encoding bacterioferritin: MQGDAKVIEYLNAQLKNELTAINQYFLHARMYKHWGLEQLNKHEYDESIGEMKHADWLIQRVFMLDGLPNLQDLHKLLIGEETKEIIECDLKLEQISQSTCKEAIAYCESVRDYVSRDIFDKILNDTEEHIDWLETQLDLIDKVGIQNYQQSMMGEQ, encoded by the coding sequence ATGCAAGGCGACGCGAAAGTCATCGAATATCTGAACGCGCAGTTGAAGAACGAGCTGACTGCGATCAATCAATACTTCCTGCACGCCCGGATGTACAAGCACTGGGGCCTCGAACAACTGAACAAGCACGAATACGACGAGTCCATCGGAGAAATGAAGCACGCCGACTGGCTGATTCAGCGCGTGTTCATGCTCGACGGCCTGCCGAATCTGCAAGACCTGCACAAGCTGCTGATCGGCGAAGAGACCAAGGAAATCATCGAGTGCGATCTGAAGCTCGAACAGATTTCGCAGTCCACGTGCAAGGAAGCCATCGCGTATTGCGAGTCGGTGCGCGATTACGTTTCCCGCGACATCTTCGACAAGATTCTGAACGACACTGAAGAACACATCGACTGGCTGGAAACGCAACTGGATCTGATCGACAAGGTCGGCATTCAGAACTACCAGCAAAGCATGATGGGCGAGCAATAA
- a CDS encoding TonB family protein, translating to MQSSTPSPAAFQSAPSSSVHPRLLAACALVLAIHAALLGVALTMRHEAPPRPVEAKAITAQLISETPQPAPQPVAVQSPPTPQPPKPVPKPQPKPQPKPKVTPKVEPKPAPMPVAQAPSQIAAPAPEPTPPAPPAPPPAAPAPAAPAIGKPTMDLAAPKNVAHLSCNIAQPDYPAMSRRRGETGTALVKLTVGLTGKIDTVTLQKSSGSSRLDDAALDAVRSSTCTPYKENGEAIRATATVPFVFSLND from the coding sequence ATGCAGTCCTCGACCCCGTCTCCCGCCGCTTTTCAGTCAGCGCCGTCATCGAGCGTCCATCCTCGGCTACTCGCCGCGTGCGCTCTTGTCCTCGCGATACATGCGGCGCTGCTCGGCGTCGCGCTGACGATGCGTCATGAAGCACCGCCGCGCCCCGTCGAAGCGAAAGCCATCACCGCGCAATTGATCAGCGAGACGCCCCAACCCGCGCCGCAGCCGGTTGCCGTCCAGTCACCGCCCACGCCTCAGCCGCCGAAACCCGTTCCGAAGCCGCAGCCCAAGCCGCAGCCGAAGCCGAAGGTCACACCCAAGGTCGAGCCGAAACCCGCGCCGATGCCGGTCGCGCAAGCACCGTCGCAAATTGCCGCGCCCGCGCCCGAGCCGACGCCCCCTGCTCCGCCCGCCCCGCCGCCGGCCGCGCCTGCGCCCGCCGCGCCCGCCATCGGAAAGCCGACGATGGACCTCGCCGCGCCGAAGAACGTCGCGCACCTGTCGTGCAATATCGCGCAGCCGGACTATCCGGCGATGTCACGCCGCCGTGGGGAAACCGGTACGGCGCTGGTCAAGCTGACGGTCGGCCTCACGGGCAAGATCGACACCGTGACGCTGCAAAAAAGTAGCGGCTCCTCGCGCCTCGACGACGCCGCGCTCGACGCCGTTAGGTCGAGCACCTGCACGCCGTACAAGGAGAATGGCGAGGCGATCCGCGCCACGGCCACCGTCCCGTTCGTATTCAGCCTGAACGACTAG
- the acs gene encoding acetate--CoA ligase, whose product MSAIESVLHEKRVFPPSARASSGAAISGMDAYKALAAEAERDYEGFWARLARETLAWHKPFSNVLDESNAPFYTWFADGELNASYNCLDRHVEAVRGNENAIIFEADDGTVTNVTYQDLLERVCRLANALKKRGVKKGDRVVIYLPMSVEGVVAMQACARIGATHSVVFGGFSSKSLNERLVDVGAVALITADEQMRGGKALPLKSIADEALAAGGCDAVKDVIVYRRTGGKIAWNEGRDVWLHEIVENEAAQCEPEWVSAEHPLFILYTSGSTGKPKGVQHSTAGILLWAAQTMKWTFDMKAGDIFWCTADIGWITGHSYIAYGPLAIGATQIMFEGVPTYPNAGRFWDMIQRHKVTIFYTAPTAIRSLIKASEADAKVHPKSYDLSTLRILGTVGEPINPEAWMWYHENVGGGQCPIVDTWWQTETGGHMITPLPGATPLVPGSCTLPLPGIMAAIVDETGQDVPNGQGGILVVKRPWPSMLRNVWGDPNRYRTSYFPEELGGKLYLAGDGAVRDKETGYFTIMGRIDDVLNVSGHRLGTMEIESALVANPIVAEAAVVGRPDDTTGEAVVAFVVLKRARPEGDEAKQVANELRSWVAKEIGPIAKPKDIRFGENLPKTRSGKIMRRLLRSLAKGEEITQDVSTLENPAILDQLGEAR is encoded by the coding sequence ATGTCTGCGATCGAATCGGTTCTTCATGAAAAACGCGTGTTTCCGCCGTCAGCCAGGGCGTCGTCCGGCGCGGCGATTTCGGGCATGGACGCGTACAAGGCGCTCGCCGCCGAAGCGGAGCGCGACTACGAAGGCTTCTGGGCGCGGCTCGCGCGCGAGACGCTCGCGTGGCACAAGCCGTTCTCGAACGTGCTCGATGAAAGCAACGCGCCGTTCTATACGTGGTTCGCGGACGGCGAGCTGAACGCGTCGTATAACTGCCTCGACCGGCACGTGGAAGCGGTGCGCGGCAACGAGAACGCAATCATCTTCGAAGCCGACGACGGCACCGTGACCAACGTCACGTATCAGGACCTGCTCGAACGCGTCTGCCGCCTCGCCAACGCGCTCAAGAAGCGCGGCGTGAAGAAGGGCGACCGCGTCGTGATCTATCTGCCGATGTCCGTCGAAGGCGTCGTCGCGATGCAGGCGTGCGCGCGCATCGGCGCGACGCATTCGGTCGTGTTCGGCGGCTTCTCGTCGAAGTCGCTGAACGAGCGGCTCGTCGATGTCGGCGCAGTCGCGCTCATCACTGCCGACGAGCAGATGCGCGGCGGCAAGGCGCTGCCGCTCAAGAGCATCGCCGACGAAGCGCTCGCGGCCGGCGGCTGCGACGCGGTGAAGGACGTCATCGTGTATCGCCGCACGGGCGGCAAGATCGCGTGGAACGAAGGGCGCGACGTGTGGCTGCACGAGATCGTCGAGAACGAAGCGGCGCAGTGCGAGCCCGAATGGGTGAGCGCGGAGCATCCGCTTTTCATCCTGTACACGTCCGGCTCGACGGGCAAGCCAAAGGGCGTGCAGCACAGTACGGCGGGCATTCTGCTGTGGGCCGCGCAGACGATGAAGTGGACCTTCGACATGAAGGCGGGCGACATCTTCTGGTGTACCGCCGACATCGGCTGGATCACGGGGCACAGCTATATCGCGTACGGGCCGCTTGCCATCGGCGCAACGCAGATCATGTTCGAAGGCGTGCCGACGTACCCGAACGCGGGCCGCTTCTGGGACATGATCCAGCGTCACAAGGTTACCATCTTCTATACCGCGCCGACGGCCATCCGCTCGCTCATCAAGGCATCGGAAGCGGACGCGAAGGTGCATCCGAAGAGCTACGACCTCTCGACGCTGCGCATTCTCGGCACGGTCGGCGAGCCGATCAATCCGGAAGCGTGGATGTGGTACCACGAGAACGTCGGCGGCGGGCAGTGTCCGATTGTCGATACGTGGTGGCAAACGGAAACCGGCGGCCACATGATCACGCCGCTGCCGGGCGCCACGCCGCTCGTGCCGGGTTCGTGCACGCTGCCGCTGCCGGGCATCATGGCCGCAATCGTCGATGAAACCGGCCAGGACGTGCCGAACGGGCAGGGCGGCATTCTGGTCGTGAAGCGCCCGTGGCCGTCGATGCTGCGCAACGTGTGGGGCGATCCGAACCGCTACAGGACGAGCTACTTCCCGGAAGAACTCGGCGGCAAGCTGTATCTCGCCGGCGATGGCGCGGTGCGCGACAAGGAGACCGGCTATTTCACGATCATGGGCCGCATCGACGACGTGCTCAACGTCTCGGGCCATCGTCTGGGCACGATGGAGATTGAGTCGGCGCTCGTCGCGAATCCGATCGTCGCGGAAGCAGCCGTGGTCGGACGTCCCGACGACACGACGGGCGAAGCGGTCGTCGCGTTCGTCGTGCTCAAGCGCGCGCGTCCGGAAGGCGACGAAGCGAAGCAGGTCGCCAACGAACTGCGCTCGTGGGTCGCGAAGGAGATCGGGCCGATCGCGAAGCCAAAGGATATTCGCTTCGGCGAGAACCTGCCCAAGACGCGCTCGGGCAAGATCATGCGGCGTCTGTTGCGCTCGCTCGCGAAGGGCGAGGAGATCACGCAGGACGTGTCCACGCTGGAGAATCCCGCGATTCTCGATCAACTGGGCGAAGCGCGCTGA
- a CDS encoding DUF3597 domain-containing protein, whose product MSIFGDIVGKIFHKAKPAEPAPVAEPDPAPAAAVDVAAAAPAPLSDIDVTAVMDQLASESSQQLNWRVSIVDMMKLLGVDSSLEHRKQLATELKYGGDMNDSASMNIWLHKQLMQALAANGGKLPGDLIG is encoded by the coding sequence ATGAGCATCTTCGGTGACATCGTGGGCAAGATCTTCCACAAGGCTAAACCCGCCGAGCCGGCACCGGTCGCCGAGCCGGACCCGGCACCGGCCGCTGCGGTAGACGTGGCTGCGGCCGCACCCGCGCCGCTGTCCGACATTGACGTGACCGCCGTAATGGACCAACTGGCGAGCGAAAGCAGCCAGCAACTGAACTGGCGCGTCTCCATTGTCGACATGATGAAGCTGCTCGGTGTGGACAGCAGTCTCGAACACCGCAAGCAACTCGCCACGGAACTCAAGTACGGCGGCGACATGAACGACTCGGCGTCGATGAACATCTGGTTGCACAAGCAACTGATGCAGGCACTCGCCGCAAACGGCGGCAAGCTGCCCGGCGATCTGATCGGCTAA
- a CDS encoding DMT family transporter: protein MNRYALYLIASMLLVGSNVGIGKSIVAFVPVPLFALLRFVIALAVLWPLLRPSKMKRVARAEWINLFLQALFGTFGFTLLMLNGVARTSAVAAGVITSTMPAVVALFAWIFLKEKPGGRAFASIALAVVGVVVINVAQTGGGGGSGGGGSLAGNLMVVGAVCCESLYVILSRRLTQTLPAIDICAYTHGLGFLLMLPLGLPTALAFDWRGVGWATWALVGWYALSASVFSFWLWMKGIRHVAGSLAGVFSAVLPIAAAFYGIAFLGERPTLAHGVALACVMAGIVLASLRRRTPVARDERGNRESGA from the coding sequence TTGAATCGCTACGCCCTCTATCTCATCGCGTCGATGCTGCTCGTCGGAAGCAATGTCGGCATCGGCAAGTCGATCGTCGCGTTCGTGCCGGTGCCGCTGTTCGCGCTGCTGCGCTTCGTCATCGCGCTGGCGGTGCTCTGGCCGCTGCTGCGTCCGTCGAAGATGAAGCGCGTGGCGCGCGCCGAGTGGATCAACCTCTTCCTGCAAGCGCTTTTCGGCACGTTCGGCTTCACGCTGCTGATGTTGAACGGCGTCGCGCGCACGAGCGCGGTCGCGGCGGGCGTCATCACGAGCACGATGCCCGCCGTCGTTGCGCTGTTCGCGTGGATCTTCCTCAAAGAGAAGCCGGGCGGACGGGCGTTCGCTTCGATCGCGCTGGCAGTGGTCGGCGTCGTGGTGATCAACGTCGCGCAAACGGGCGGTGGCGGCGGCAGCGGCGGCGGCGGCTCGCTCGCGGGCAATCTGATGGTGGTCGGCGCGGTGTGCTGCGAATCGCTCTACGTGATTCTGTCGCGGCGTCTGACGCAGACATTGCCCGCCATCGACATCTGCGCGTACACGCACGGCTTAGGCTTTCTGCTGATGCTGCCGCTCGGCCTGCCGACCGCGCTCGCGTTCGACTGGCGCGGCGTCGGCTGGGCCACGTGGGCGCTCGTCGGATGGTATGCGCTGTCGGCGAGCGTCTTCTCGTTCTGGCTCTGGATGAAGGGCATCCGCCACGTGGCCGGCAGCCTCGCGGGCGTGTTCTCGGCCGTCTTGCCGATTGCCGCGGCGTTCTACGGCATCGCTTTCCTCGGGGAGCGGCCGACGCTCGCGCATGGCGTCGCGCTCGCGTGCGTGATGGCGGGCATCGTCCTGGCGAGCCTGAGGCGCCGCACGCCCGTGGCACGCGACGAGCGCGGGAACCGCGAAAGCGGCGCGTAG
- a CDS encoding (2Fe-2S)-binding protein, which yields MIVCVCKSVSDRKIRAAIADGVDTFDELQFELGVAMCCGKCEESVRDVMAQSGVCASRCGVQAAPVTFYERQAA from the coding sequence ATGATCGTCTGTGTCTGCAAGTCAGTGTCCGACCGGAAGATTCGCGCCGCCATCGCGGACGGCGTCGACACCTTTGATGAACTTCAGTTCGAACTCGGCGTCGCCATGTGCTGCGGGAAGTGCGAAGAAAGCGTGCGTGACGTGATGGCGCAAAGCGGCGTCTGCGCCTCGCGTTGCGGCGTGCAGGCGGCGCCCGTCACGTTCTACGAGCGGCAAGCGGCCTGA
- a CDS encoding TIGR00645 family protein, which produces MPAPKHFPDSPVQSGPMKALPRLIFMSRWLQVPLYLGLIVAQGVYVVLFLKEVWHLVTHAMTLDETNVMLVVLGLIDVVMISNLLIMVIVGGYETFVSRLGVEGHPDEPEWLDHVNAGVLKVKLSMALISISSIHLLKTFINPDQHTFHTVLWQVVIHVAFLVSALVMAYVDRLTTHTHPRHFHSETATPRSALD; this is translated from the coding sequence ATGCCCGCTCCGAAGCACTTCCCCGATTCGCCCGTGCAATCCGGCCCGATGAAGGCGCTGCCTAGATTGATCTTCATGAGTCGCTGGCTGCAGGTGCCGCTTTATCTGGGACTGATCGTCGCTCAGGGCGTGTATGTGGTGCTGTTCCTAAAGGAAGTCTGGCACCTCGTCACGCACGCGATGACGCTCGACGAAACCAACGTCATGCTGGTCGTGCTCGGCCTGATCGACGTGGTGATGATCTCGAACCTGCTCATCATGGTGATCGTCGGCGGATACGAAACGTTCGTGTCGCGTCTCGGCGTGGAAGGCCATCCCGACGAGCCCGAGTGGCTCGATCACGTCAACGCGGGCGTGCTGAAAGTGAAGCTCTCGATGGCGCTCATCAGCATCTCGTCGATTCATCTGTTGAAGACGTTCATCAATCCGGATCAGCACACGTTTCATACCGTGCTGTGGCAAGTCGTGATCCACGTGGCGTTTCTCGTGTCCGCGCTCGTCATGGCGTATGTCGACCGGCTGACCACGCACACGCATCCGCGGCACTTTCACAGCGAGACAGCAACACCCCGAAGCGCACTCGACTAG
- a CDS encoding sodium:solute symporter family protein codes for MKLTNRLIVTYALYTLGFLLFIFVMERIERTAGAGMWVGYVFLFVPIAVYAVIGLLSRTSDLVEYYVAGRRVPSAFNGMATAADWLSAASFIGLAGSIYASGYDGLAYMMGWTGGYCLVAFLLAPYVRKLARYTIPDFLGTRFSSNLVRGLAAVAAILCSFVYLVAQIQGIGLIASRFIGIEFSIGIFCGLAGILVCSFLGGMRAVTWTQVAQYIILISAMLIPVSMIAHREGLGWFPQFNYGRVMQRVETLERALAVSPDEARARADLARQAGRAQQRIDALPQSFFDEHARLVAEIADLRRHNGPLREISERERELASFPRDPADAQARWSRERDALSERVAAPVPMTDALAPDVAEAGNAGAHRLNFLSLILCLSIGTASLPHILTRYNTTTSVASARRSVGWTLFFVALFYLTVPVLAVLIKHEILTGIVGHRFSELPQWVTQWRHIEPYLIRIGDINGDGVVRWAGIQMQPDMVVLAAPEIAGLPYVISGLIAAGALAAALSTADGLLLTIANALSHDVYYCMVDRRATSQRRVTISKILLLGVALLASYVASLNAGNILFLVGAAFSLAASSLFPALVLGVFWKRTTQRGVVAGMIAGLIVCVYYIVSTYPFFTHLTGFDGRRWFGIEPISSGVFGVPAGFVVAIAVSLLDRKPDDYTRALVDYIRHP; via the coding sequence ATGAAGCTCACCAATCGGCTGATCGTCACCTACGCGCTCTATACGCTCGGCTTCCTGCTCTTCATCTTCGTGATGGAGCGCATCGAGCGCACGGCCGGCGCGGGCATGTGGGTCGGCTACGTGTTCCTGTTCGTGCCGATTGCGGTCTATGCGGTGATCGGGCTGCTTTCGCGCACGTCGGATCTCGTCGAATATTACGTGGCCGGGCGGCGCGTGCCGTCCGCATTCAACGGCATGGCGACGGCGGCGGACTGGCTGTCGGCGGCGTCGTTCATCGGACTCGCGGGGTCCATCTACGCGAGCGGCTACGACGGCCTTGCTTACATGATGGGCTGGACCGGCGGCTATTGCCTCGTCGCGTTTCTGCTCGCGCCTTATGTGCGCAAGCTCGCGCGCTACACCATTCCGGATTTTCTCGGCACGCGCTTCTCGAGCAACCTCGTGCGCGGACTCGCCGCCGTCGCGGCGATTCTGTGCTCGTTCGTCTATCTGGTCGCGCAGATTCAGGGCATCGGGCTGATTGCTTCGCGCTTCATCGGCATCGAGTTTTCAATCGGCATCTTCTGCGGGCTCGCGGGCATCCTCGTGTGCTCGTTTCTCGGCGGCATGCGCGCGGTGACGTGGACGCAGGTTGCGCAGTACATCATCCTGATCAGCGCGATGCTGATTCCGGTGTCGATGATCGCCCATCGTGAAGGGCTCGGCTGGTTCCCGCAGTTCAACTATGGCCGCGTGATGCAGCGTGTGGAGACGCTCGAACGGGCGCTCGCCGTCTCGCCCGACGAAGCGCGCGCCCGCGCCGATCTCGCGCGGCAGGCGGGGCGCGCGCAGCAACGCATCGATGCGCTGCCGCAGTCGTTCTTCGATGAACACGCGCGTCTGGTTGCCGAAATCGCCGATTTGCGGCGGCATAACGGGCCGCTACGCGAGATCAGCGAACGCGAGCGCGAACTCGCGTCGTTCCCACGCGATCCCGCCGATGCGCAGGCGAGATGGTCACGCGAACGCGATGCGTTGAGCGAGCGCGTCGCCGCCCCCGTGCCGATGACCGACGCGTTAGCGCCCGACGTCGCGGAGGCTGGAAACGCGGGCGCGCATCGGCTGAACTTTCTCTCGCTGATTCTTTGTTTGTCGATCGGGACGGCGAGCCTGCCGCACATTCTCACGCGCTATAACACGACGACCTCGGTGGCCTCGGCGCGGCGGTCCGTCGGCTGGACGCTCTTCTTCGTCGCGCTGTTCTATCTGACGGTGCCGGTGCTCGCGGTGCTGATCAAGCATGAGATTCTGACGGGGATCGTCGGGCATCGCTTTTCCGAGCTGCCGCAGTGGGTGACGCAATGGCGGCACATCGAGCCGTATCTGATCCGAATCGGCGATATCAACGGCGATGGCGTCGTGCGCTGGGCCGGCATTCAGATGCAGCCGGACATGGTGGTGCTCGCGGCGCCGGAGATCGCGGGTTTGCCGTACGTGATTTCCGGGCTGATTGCGGCGGGCGCGCTGGCCGCGGCGCTTTCGACGGCCGATGGTCTCTTGCTGACCATCGCGAACGCGTTGTCGCACGACGTCTACTACTGCATGGTGGATCGCCGCGCGACGAGCCAGCGCCGCGTCACGATTTCGAAAATACTGCTGCTCGGCGTTGCGCTGCTCGCGTCATATGTGGCGTCGCTCAATGCGGGCAACATTCTCTTTCTGGTGGGTGCGGCGTTTTCGCTCGCGGCGTCGAGCCTCTTTCCGGCGCTGGTGCTCGGCGTGTTCTGGAAGCGCACGACGCAGCGGGGCGTCGTGGCGGGAATGATCGCGGGGCTGATCGTGTGCGTGTACTACATCGTGTCGACGTATCCGTTCTTCACGCATCTCACGGGCTTCGACGGGCGGCGGTGGTTCGGCATCGAGCCGATCAGTTCTGGCGTATTCGGCGTCCCGGCGGGATTCGTGGTTGCGATCGCGGTCAGCCTTCTCGATCGCAAGCCGGACGATTACACGCGCGCACTCGTCGACTACATTCGTCACCCGTAG